In Panicum virgatum strain AP13 chromosome 5K, P.virgatum_v5, whole genome shotgun sequence, the genomic window GGTTCCATACAGGTGTGTGAAGGCCATGCTTCAACACTCTGAATTGGATGTTAACATTGAGGTCCATCATGAATATTGcatttgtaataaaaatatgTAATAGCTGTATTGCCTACTCGTTGTCATGACTGCATTGGTTTGTTGATTTGTTGGTTGAAGGACTTTGTCATATACATCAAAGGAATTTACACCACTGTTCTATTTCTGAGTCAGTATGCATTGTTCCTTGACTTGTCAATAGACCAGAATGCCAGTGTGATCGGAGGCGAGGAAGGTGGTGATCGTAAGAAACCTCCAGTGGCTCGTGCACCCAAGCAGCCTGATGTTCAAGAGCCAACTGCGAATGGTGAGGAACCTGAGAGGAGTGACTCGGAAGAGTCTGAGAACTGAAGTGGACCTGAATAGTGCAGCCTCAATGGCCCAAGCGACCCAGGTTAAACTTGCACTTTAAATCAGTGTATGTCTATAATGATGATGGCTGTTGTCTCATGCATGATGTTAACTATTATCATAAAATTATTATTAGACTTAAGCATGTGATAGAGTTGGTTTACTGCTCTATTGTAGTGCCGGATGCTGCTGCTGAGTGTGAGTGGCCTCAGTCTGCAGTTTGCACACAGGACGTACTGTTCCTACTAAGGCCATCTAGCAGCAGTTTTGCCCAATGTTTATCATGAGATTATTACTTGGTGACAGGAACCCCCTTCACCCCTTATACAGAAGGCTATATGATGTAGCATGTATAAATACCATGAGAGTTGAAAGAAAACCTTAGGACTGCATTAATGTCCTTTGTTCAATTTAGTTTTCTGTGATGTAGCAAAAATGTCCTTTGTTCAATCACATTCGTCGGAACGTGATGGCCAGTTTCAGTTTATATTTTCTGTGATTACCTTCATCTGGACTTGGTCAAGATTGAGAAGTCAGATTATTGCTCAACTCTACTTAAAAATCTTCCAGTTGATTAGTATCTTGTGACACAGTCCTTTACGTACATATACGTATATAGTATATTACTCATTTTGATTGACTTAAGCTTATTGGTAAAAGTATAGAATAATACCTGTGCCACTGAGTGGGTCTACATTGGAAACAAATATGCGAATATTTCTAAAAGTTATGAAGTAGTATATGAATAAGATTCAGTTTTAGTATAGACAAAGTTTGTGATTATCCCGTCGGACACTTGTTTTGTCTATATAGGAGATTCTTCATGGTCTCACAACGTGCAACTAATGTGAAGCTAACATGTAGCCCCAGGCCCCGCATGTCATTATCGCCCCTATCCAGTGGCATAGTGTAGATGCCAGAGGTATGGAATGGCGTATTGTTGTTTCATCCTGGATGTCTATAAGGCTCAGAAGCCTTGGTTATTGCTGAGGAGCCAACTCATGTTTGCTTATGTAACTAGGGAACAGCTTTCCCGCGACGACCATATACACCTCATGTAGTGAGAAATTTAGGCACATTGCTCTTCCCACTTGGCAGTATACTAACCGAGACTACCTCGTCAGATTAAGCCTCTATTACTGCACGAAGCAACATCATTTTTCGACATGGTTGGTACTTGGTAGTCGGATTAGACGCCATTAGATTAGACGCTAGTTTTCACATCGCACGCACCCCGTTGCGAGGAATCAGAATGGCTGCCACTTGCCAGAGATGTCCTCAGCAAGCTGTCCCGACGTGTACAGCTGCGGCATGACGCTTTCTCGAGGTCGTCAGCGGGCGCGTTGTCGTGCGGGAGAAGAGGGAGCGAGGCAAGCTGTGGTGGTGGACGAGCTCTGCGTCCAGCAGTCTGCTAGGAGCAATTCCAGCAGATTGatctttcttttcccctttctcaCTATATAGAGaaatttcttttctcaattttaACATATATGGAAAAAGTAttccagcagattgatttttctcttttccctttCCCCCTCCTGTCTTGTGGGGTCAACCTGTCATTGTCTTCCCTTCCTTCCCCCTGCCATCAGCGTCCGTTCATCTGTCCCCGCCAGAGCCTTCGGCGTCCGGCCACCACCTCCCCTCGGCGACGCACCCGCCCGGCCATCCGTCGGACGGCAGCGCGCCCGGCGGGTTCTTGGCGACGGCGGGCAGGGAGGCGCGACGAGGAAAGTGAGATGCGATGTCTCTCCCTTTCTATTGGGGATTGGAGAAAAATTATTGaggattgagaaaaaataaagagaaaaagaagatggaAAATCAATCTGTTAGAGTAGATTTTTCAACATCAATCTTCTATATTGAGAAAAAGTAGAAAGAGGAAAGGTgaagatcaatctgttggagttgctctaactaTTATCGACATGTTCGAAGGCCGTGTTGTAGCCGATGTGCCACGGAGAGCAGACTGTCAGTCGTGGATTTCATGGAGCCACTTTCCTCGCCAGCCGGGCATATGACCGGTGACAGGCCTCTTCGTTTCTAAATTAATATTTTTGAATGTTTTAACTCAGTTGTTTACGTCCtctaaaataactttcaaactaaAACATACTCTCTCCATTTTAAATTATAatccttttgatttttttagccTCAAATTTGACAACCCgtcttattaaaaaatttatataaaatatcactttttttattgtggcttgttttattaataatttttttaagaatGATTTAAATGActgtgtttgtatttttttttgaataagacaagtgATCAAACTTTGgactaaaaaagtcaaacgaattataatttgaaatgaagGGAGTACACGCCACATGGAAAAATGTGTGTTTGCAAAGTTTGACATTGAGATGACTGATTGCTCAATGCCACCTAATCGTTTCCGTGGCCGATGGTTTTATATGGTGTTCTGTTCCCTCCCTCTTTCGACAAAAGCTAATGCTGTTTATCTTTCAAGATATAGTGGTTTCGTAGAAATGTTTTTGGAGCTAGAACTTCAACGCTTGTTATGCACTTGAATTGGAGGTTTTGCATCCCAGTCCATTATTATAGGTTGTTTTTTTTAGGAATAATTTTAAGATGATGATGGGCCATGATTGCCTGCACTGCTACATAGGGGAACAGTAGGTTACATCTTAGGCAATAGCCTGCAGTAAAATGGCGCagcaaaataattattttattttgtagTGTAGCAAAAATACTGTGCTAGCAGTTTGAAAGTCTTCAGGGTGCCAGGGCCCCTAGCAATATGTTTCGTCTCATTTTACATTCTTTAATTTATCTGCTATAAGTATACCAGGAAGCCTTCGACTTCTTCACACTTTATTTGCGAAAGAAAAGGATATTTGCCTATTATATGTCGGGCGCCACTAAATATTAGAGATCGCTCTCTTGggcgctttttttttcttttttttaatgaagGGTGCTTTCTTTAATTTTTGACCTCAGTTTAAGCTCAAGCAGGTTGTTCCTTTGACCCCTTCAGCTCACACGGTGGGAAATGCTGCTGCATTCGTCTTTCCAGCCCAATCGTTTGCAAGATGTCTCGACTGATCGAGGCTACCTGGTCAGATTGAAGATTAATAAGACGCACGGGCATATTTGCTATATATTATAAATTAGAAAAAGTTAAAGCAAACTTTACAGCAAGTTCAAGAAACAAAAAAggagatgaaaaaaaaataagcgAGGTTACAAATGGTTGTCTATCCATGCTTTCATTGCGTCAATTTGTGTGCTCTTTGTCCTGTGCAAAGCTAAGACATTCCTTCTTGAAGGGTGGTTTCTTTTGACCTCAGCTTAAGCTAAAGCAGATTGTTCCTTTGACCCCTTCAGTTCACACGGTTGGGAAATGCTGCTGCATTCGTCTTTCCACCCCAATCGTTTGCAAGATGTGTCGACTGGTCGAGGCTACCTGGTCAGATCGAAGCCTAATAAGAGCAGAACCACTGCTCCCGTCTACGTCAGCACAGTTGACGTTCTTCTCGAACCAGAGCGATCAGCTTAAGAGCTCTGCCATTGTATTCCCGTCGTTGCAGCTAGCGCTCACTCTTTCTTCCATTTTCCTTTTGCGAGTGCCCAGCCATGTCAGGTCCGGATGACTCTgccgcagctcctcctcctcaaggATGCTGCTGCGCCTGTGCCTCTGTGCTGTGGAAGATAGTGAAGGTCATTTTACATGTAGCGACTCTGCTCACCGTATTCGTTCTGATCCTTCCTGGTATTGCTCAAGGCTTCGGTGCACGGATCGCTCTTCAATCAGTGTCCTACGCTGTCCTTGCTTGCCTATACATTGGCACCTCGTCTGATCGGGCAGAGAAGATCATTTGCGGCGTGTTTCTTGGGGTCCTTGCTGCCGTGATCGTCGCGGCAGCTCCCAGCGCGAAGGGCAAGAGAGCTCCCGTAACTGTCATGTTCGCCTGCAACCTCGTGGCTCTGCTCGTGTACTGCACCTGGAAGATTTGTAAACTGGTGCAGgcttgtctccggcgcctccgtgTTCGTGGCAAAGCTCCGGCTGCTGATCCGGAGGCGCCACTCGTGAAGGCGCAGCTGCAGAAACCGGAAGCGGCCTGCACTGCTCCCGAGCGGCAGACCACGTTCCACATCGATGACCTGCCGCGGAAGTTCTCGTACGACGAGATCCGCGCCGTGACCAGGGACTTTGGGACAGTGGTGGGGCGCGGCGGCTCCGCCGAGGTCTTCCGGGGCCTCCTCGACGACGGCACGGCGGTCGCCGTCAAGCGGATCACCAGCTACAAGCCCGTCGGCGAGGAAGACTTCCTGAGGGAGATCTCCATCGTGGCGAACGTGCACCAGCGCAGCCTGGTGCGCCTCCTGGGGTACTGCCTCCTGCAAGGGGGGCAGTACCTGGTCTACCCGTTCTTGGAGAACGGGTCGCTGGACTGGTGGCTGTTCCACGGCGAGGAGCGCCGGCGCCTCCTGCCGTGGCCGGCACGGCGCCGcatcgccgtcgacgtcgccaGGGCGCTCGCGTACCTCCACCACGAGTGCCGCCGGCAGATCCTGCACCTGGACATCAAGCCGGCCAACATCCTCCTCGACGGCGGCTTCCGGGCGCACGTGTCGGACTTCGGCATCTCCATGTCCATCGCCCAGGACCTGACCAGCGTCGACACCCGCGGGAGGGGAACGCCCGGGTACATGGCGCCGGAGATATGGTTCAGCTCGCTGTCCACCAAGTCCGACGTGTACAGCTACGGCATGACGCtcctcgagctcgtcggcgggcGCAGGGGCTACCAGACCAGCAGGGACTCGTCGTCTGAGACGCCGGACTTGTTGGCGCGCGTCGTGCGGGAGAAGATGGCGCGAGGCGAGCTCAAGGACGTGGTggacgcggccatggcggccgtggacgagggggaggtggaggcggtggtGAAGGTGGGGCTCTGCTGCGTCCAGCACCAGCGGGAGCTGAGGCCCAGCATGGCAACGGTTGTGGACATGCTGGAAGGGCGTGTCGCCGCCGATCTGCCGCCGGAGAGCCGTGCGTCGCCCATCGTGAATTTTACGGTGCCTCTTTCCGCGCCAGTCACGCCCAACGGTGGCACTGACAAAAATAATGTTTCTTCATTTCAGTACTAGTTTGTATTTGAAAGTTTCGCTGCAAATGCCTCGTTACCGTTTTATTCTTGTTTCAGCTGCGAACATTACTAGTAAGTTGCTAACATGCAAGTAGCTGCAAGTTTATATCCCGTTTGGATGGGCTAAAATTGAGTGCTACCCGAACACTCGTTAACAAGTTGTGCTAATTGACAAAAGCTCAATACAACAAACTCACTCGATGGCGAGTGTTGACGTTTCCCATAGATAAGCATTTCTGTTATAGCACTGCTTCATTGGACCAAGACTGATTTCAGTGGCACATCCTTTGGTCAAAGATGTATACTATCATATCATTTATATGAAAGAATTACTTTCAGCTCTACTAACTACCGGTCTATAGACCACAATGGACAAACTACAAATACCTCATACACGATATAAATTACACATAAAACAAGATCTACTTCAAAAACATCTTATAATTAAGAAATCTTTGATTTTCCTTTCCATTCCTACGCCTGATCCCCAAAGTATTTTAGGATCAGAACACTCAATTCTGCACATACAACAGCTATTAGGCACCTCCATCAATACAAAAGGCAACATTTTTACCACAGGGTAATCCAATGAACCCGCCCAAAATGAACGATCAGTACTAACTATGACAAGGTGCCTTCAAGTCGAGTCCAAGCCACCAGAATTTGGGACTACGGCATGACGGCAAGACCAATGCTATAATGGAAGCAGCTAAGATCAATACAATAGGCTACTCAGGTAAAACCATGCATCACCTATTGGGGGTTGGTTCTTCAGATCGGCGGCGCTCATGGATCCTGCAATCGAAGAGGATAAACATTAAGTTTTAAGATGAAGCTGAACCAAAATCTTTTGATGCCAGCCTATGCCCCATATTATATTTTAAAGACCATAAACTTGTGTTTCTTATTCACTACGCCCTTTTAATCAACTCAATGAAAATCCAATTCGAACATTAAAAACCAATTTAACTATATTAACCAGGTCAGCTCTCTCAGGTCAGTACCCAAATATCATGATCCAGCAAGTTTGAGCAACTCAAGGAGAGGAATAGAAGATATAAATTTTGATGCTCTTTAAAAAGGTTGTGCTTCATATACTCCAATGCATTATACGCCCTAACTTTGTCTGTACGTATGACGTACATATTAGCATCTGTTTCATCTACTCAAGTCAGGAAGCATATAACACAATGTCAAAAGTTCTGAGCAGAAAATATGAGAGTTAGACTTAAAAGCCTAGCATTCCTTCGCTCCAAAAACTTAAATGGTATAAGAATTGCAACAACTGCACTCCAGATTTCATCCATAGAACATCTTTATTGGACCAGTTATTatcgaaaggaccaagacatAAACATGAGAACGAACAAACTGCATTTCTCGAGAATGTCTATGGAAACTGAATCTGAGACATGAGACCGAATCGGCACCTCAGCCATGTAATAAGTAGTTAAGTACATAACAGATAGTACAAATAGTGCCCTTGGCTAATTGGAGAAACGATGATGCATCATATAATGCGCAAGGACACTGCTACACCAATACAACTTTGGAACAAAAGGTTCAGAAAACATTCGGTAGTATTAGCATAAACTGTGATAGAACATTTGGCAAAGGAAACTTCCAATTGCTCAAAAAATATAAATTGGTAACATGCTATGCATTcttggaaaaaggaaaagaaattacATATGTTGCTCAATTTGGTGGTCCCTGATCACAGCTTCTTTAAACAGTAACCGACAAATATTTTTAAGGATCAGATAATACAAAAGCAAAACATAAAATACCGTGCATCGATAGACCAGCCAACTTGGAAAGGAACTGGAGTCCCTTTTCCCACGTAcaagaagagaaaagagaaagaaaataaaaacttCAATAAGAGTTTTCATAAGACATAAGGCACAGCACCTTCAAATTGGCATTGATATTATACGCAACCATTAAATATTATAAATTTTCTGAAAAATAAAAGATGACTAGGTCCTAAACAACCAACAACAACTCTAAAATGTATGCAGTTCTTTCATTCAGATATGCTCGTTGTTAGATTTGAACAGCACAATAACACAGGAGTATACATGTATTAGCCAATCAGTGCCCTCTATTTATTCATTTCAGGATTGATATAAAGTGACAGCCATCCAAATCTTATGCTATAACTGCTTTTACCCTAAAATGATTAAAAATCCATTCTGTTCCAATTATATAGAATAATGACGATGGCTAATAAATGCAAATGGGGACAAAATGAGCTAACTAAGACACCAAACCATGCAAATATATATGGGTAAATACTAAATTTACTAGAAGCACAAAAACTAGGGTGAAAAGTGAACGTACAGGTCTGGCAACCAGTGAAAGGTTACTATCACAGATAAGCATAGAGGTCAATATTGTTCTACATTTTATTAATAGTTTCAGATTTGTGTTGGCACCTAATTGTGCAGAAATTTTACTCTAGTCGCACTATTGCATGGCATTTAGGCTAGTTTATGCAACAACTAAAATGACCAACTAGTTTCAAGACATCATTGCTCGCGATAGCATCAAATCAGCCAGCCAATGCCGATTAAGCATGCTACAATCTAGCCTGAgcaaattcattttttttacataCTTTAGGAGGATGCTCAAAGTTCATCCTGTGTATATTCACAGAAGCATGACAAGGATAGTGAACAAAAAGAATGCATCATAACAACACAAGTGCTTTGGGTGACACTAAAAACACTCAGGTCATCATATTCTGCAATGTACCTCTAAGTAAGTGTTAACTACTTGACTCCTGCCCAGTCACTTGTCTCATCTATGGCTTGTTTGGAGCCAGTTGTATCCAACATTACGCATTAAAGAAAACTGCATACACCAGAGGACTTTCTATTCGATATCTCAGACAACACATAAGCATGGTTGGAGGAACATGTAAAACAGGGTCCATTTTTCGTAAGCAGTACAATGGACAATATGCTACAATCCCAACCCAACCGCAGTGAGGGTTGTCTTGAACCACACAATCCAAAAATTCCCAGCTCGTGTCCAAGTAATTTAGATGGACAGCTAGCAGCTAATCACTGACCATCAACCAGAATTCAATTGATGAAATCCTAGACAGCATTGTGCGTAGATCAACACATTTACAGTACTAAAATTCCCAAGTCCCTCAACTTCCTATTGCAAATCCAAAATTCTTCAGAATGGAGGATAATCTTTCgtgtcatttttttttaaaaaaaaaagaggataaTTTTTCGTATAGCTGCATGCCTACATCACCGAAATCGCACCAATCGTTCATGCAACATTCTACCCTGGAAGTACATCGCAGACATTGCCATCATCGTAGACTGGCACTGAGAAAAGACTGcagtttggggggggggggggggggggggggggggtgatttGCTAAGATTAATTGCTGAAGCATTAACGCAATTCATAATCTCAAACTAGACCAGCATAGCCACGAGCATTACCTGGATCGGGGGCTCCGGGCATCCACGTCAGTGTCAGCGGCGCGATGCTTTGCGACCAGTCGAGCGAGCTCATCCAGCGTCGCGGCATCCGCCTTGCCCAGATCGACCTCCACTTTCCCATTCTTCTCCACCAGGCACGCACCCCGGCTTTTCAGGACTCCGGCCACGGTCCGCTGCGCGGCCACCGGCAGCTCCTTCAGATCGTCGCTGAACTTCACCCTGCGCCCGGCGTccgtcggcggcgggggtgggagCTCTGCTTGGATGGAGGCCCAGCCGTCCTCGAAGATCCCGGAGAGCTCGGCGGCGCTTTCGTACACGGGGTCGCCCTGGTTGTTGTAGGACATGGCGTTGCGGAACGTCAGGCGGACGTCGGCGGCGAACGCGGACGGGTCGGCgtagcggcggcgctcgaggcgGCGGAGCACGGTGCCGAGGTCCATGGGGTCGGCGATGACGGTGTAGTAGTCGCGGAGGCCGAGGGCGCGCGCGTCCACGGGGGCCTCGAATACCCACCCGTCGTCGTGCCGCAGCAGGTCGTCCAGGAGCGCGCGGCAGCGCCCGAACGCGCGGCCGAGATCGCAGCGGCGGCCCGAtcctcccgcgccgccaccggaaGGCGGAGCGTCCGCGTCCGcgtccgccgccgtctcccGCCGCTTGTGCCGGGACTCATCGAAAAAGCCAGGCGGCGGGCGCTTTGGGCGCGGCATCGCTGGGTTCTGCGGTTTCAAGT contains:
- the LOC120709995 gene encoding transcription factor GTE4-like; amino-acid sequence: MPRSKRPPPGFFNESGPPRRRKDADAPSSGGGAGGSPVGLELGVGGEIPLRPNLKPQNPAMPRPKRPPPGFFDESRHKRRETAADADADAPPSGGGAGGSGRRCDLGRAFGRCRALLDDLLRHDDGWVFEAPVDARALGLRDYYTVIADPMDLGTVLRRLERRRYADPSAFAADVRLTFRNAMSYNNQGDPVYESAAELSGIFEDGWASIQAELPPPPPTDAGRRVKFSDDLKELPVAAQRTVAGVLKSRGACLVEKNGKVEVDLGKADAATLDELARLVAKHRAADTDVDARSPRSRIHERRRSEEPTPNR
- the LOC120709943 gene encoding probable receptor-like protein kinase At5g20050; its protein translation is MSGPDDSAAAPPPQGCCCACASVLWKIVKVILHVATLLTVFVLILPGIAQGFGARIALQSVSYAVLACLYIGTSSDRAEKIICGVFLGVLAAVIVAAAPSAKGKRAPVTVMFACNLVALLVYCTWKICKLVQACLRRLRVRGKAPAADPEAPLVKAQLQKPEAACTAPERQTTFHIDDLPRKFSYDEIRAVTRDFGTVVGRGGSAEVFRGLLDDGTAVAVKRITSYKPVGEEDFLREISIVANVHQRSLVRLLGYCLLQGGQYLVYPFLENGSLDWWLFHGEERRRLLPWPARRRIAVDVARALAYLHHECRRQILHLDIKPANILLDGGFRAHVSDFGISMSIAQDLTSVDTRGRGTPGYMAPEIWFSSLSTKSDVYSYGMTLLELVGGRRGYQTSRDSSSETPDLLARVVREKMARGELKDVVDAAMAAVDEGEVEAVVKVGLCCVQHQRELRPSMATVVDMLEGRVAADLPPESRASPIVNFTVPLSAPVTPNGGTDKNNVSSFQY